One Stigmatopora argus isolate UIUO_Sarg chromosome 12, RoL_Sarg_1.0, whole genome shotgun sequence genomic window carries:
- the LOC144085347 gene encoding uncharacterized protein LOC144085347, with the protein MEVDLDEDCSVQLHVSAPSTVDDVQWTSIAVEGGRGPGLPATSDSPSSSDRRSRIPDHPPAVDLDAKRESHGEARRASGGRKDRHGRREMDMDMEVKAEVKALLEQRMDAWKRG; encoded by the exons GTGCAGCTCCACGTCTCGGCGCCGTCCACAGTCGACGATGTCcaatggacgtctatcgccgtcgagGGAGGCCGAGGCCCGGGGTTGCCGGCGACTTCGGACTCGCCGTCGTCCTCGGACAGGAG GAGCCGGATTCCGGACCATCCTCCAGCCGTCGACCTCGACGCTAAGAGAGAAAGCCACGGCGAGGCAAGGCGAGCAAGCGGTGGGAGAAAAGATAGACACGGACGGAGAGAGATGGACATGGACATGGAGGTCAAGGCCGAGGTCAAGGCCTTGCTTGAACAGCGGATGGATGCGTGGAAGCGTGGGTGA